The following proteins come from a genomic window of Methanobacterium sp.:
- a CDS encoding ATP-binding protein yields the protein MNPINDKVENGKMFETIFNNTHFLIAYMDNNFNFIKVNRAYAEKHNKTPDFFVGKNHFELYPEGDESIFKNVTETGEPYFAYSKPLNHPISGISFWDWAIQPVKDDSGEVSSIILSLTDVTEYKRSEEEIQKEQSDFIDEMVEKRASEILVENLETEKERELELVELNRKIEELEKANEGFKEIINAQNPEIEKLYRQVLELKKARNNSERILSNKLSEINHLNHRITELENDASEKEEIISKRELEIENLNQEIIELEKTGSKSSEIVITQKSEIENLNHEISELKILKEDLQELNEELLKQLNDLIKANEELDKFAETAAYKLQEPVMAIKIFNNILAKRYRGKIDEDTDEFIDYALEAVNSLNKKIVGLLEYSRVESRGKEFKLTETEEILDYAISNLNASLEGYRAKITHDDLPKIMADSGQILQLFQNLLKNAVNFKNPQKNLQIHISAYLDEENSEYVFQVEDNGIGIEEKDLKKVFNIFKKLNPENGYDGAGIGLSISKKIVERHGGRIWVESEPEIGSRFYFTIPAES from the coding sequence ATGAACCCAATAAATGATAAAGTAGAGAATGGAAAAATGTTTGAGACCATTTTTAACAACACTCATTTTTTGATAGCATACATGGACAACAATTTTAATTTTATAAAAGTTAACAGGGCTTACGCAGAAAAACACAATAAGACTCCTGATTTTTTTGTCGGTAAAAACCACTTTGAATTATATCCAGAAGGAGATGAATCAATTTTTAAAAATGTGACAGAAACTGGGGAACCATATTTTGCATATTCTAAACCTTTGAATCATCCAATATCAGGTATAAGCTTCTGGGATTGGGCCATACAGCCTGTAAAAGATGATAGTGGAGAAGTTAGTTCAATAATATTAAGTTTAACTGATGTTACAGAATATAAACGTAGCGAAGAAGAAATTCAAAAAGAACAGAGTGATTTCATTGACGAAATGGTTGAAAAGCGTGCATCCGAAATTTTAGTTGAAAATCTTGAAACAGAAAAAGAAAGAGAACTGGAATTGGTTGAATTAAATAGAAAGATTGAAGAGCTTGAAAAGGCAAATGAAGGTTTTAAAGAAATAATTAATGCTCAAAATCCTGAAATAGAAAAATTATACAGACAGGTATTAGAATTAAAAAAAGCTCGTAATAATTCCGAACGTATTTTATCCAACAAGTTATCTGAAATAAACCATTTAAATCATCGTATTACTGAATTAGAAAATGATGCCAGTGAAAAAGAAGAAATTATTTCAAAAAGAGAATTAGAAATTGAAAATTTAAATCAGGAAATCATAGAATTAGAAAAAACAGGTTCTAAGTCTTCAGAAATTGTTATAACCCAAAAATCAGAAATTGAAAATTTGAATCATGAAATATCAGAATTGAAAATACTCAAAGAAGATCTTCAAGAATTAAATGAAGAACTGCTTAAACAACTAAATGATTTAATAAAAGCAAATGAAGAACTGGATAAATTTGCAGAAACAGCAGCTTACAAATTACAGGAGCCTGTGATGGCTATTAAAATCTTCAATAATATTTTAGCAAAACGTTACCGGGGGAAAATCGATGAAGATACTGATGAATTTATAGATTACGCTTTAGAAGCAGTAAACAGTTTAAATAAAAAGATTGTAGGTCTTTTAGAATACTCAAGAGTAGAATCACGCGGGAAAGAATTTAAATTAACTGAAACTGAAGAAATTCTCGATTATGCTATCTCTAATCTCAATGCCTCTCTTGAGGGGTATAGAGCTAAAATCACACATGATGACCTGCCTAAAATAATGGCAGATTCAGGTCAGATCCTGCAGCTATTCCAGAACCTTTTAAAAAATGCGGTTAACTTTAAAAATCCTCAAAAAAATCTTCAAATTCACATTTCAGCATATTTAGATGAAGAAAACAGTGAGTATGTGTTCCAGGTAGAGGACAATGGTATTGGCATTGAAGAAAAGGACCTTAAAAAAGTTTTTAACATATTTAAAAAGTTAAATCCAGAAAATGGATACGATGGAGCGGGTATTGGCCTTTCAATTAGCAAAAAAATAGTTGAGCGCCATGGTGGACGTATATGGGTTGAATCTGAGCCAGAAATAGGCTCCAGGTTCTACTTTACAATTCCTGCTGAATCTTAA
- a CDS encoding CBS domain-containing protein translates to MKVKEIMDKEYIYAFPDQDIVEVSLMMEKKKKFTTPVVDNDKRMVGWITSLDVTRGLREGHKKVSDIMHSKDDIVHVHEDDPARLAVLETSKHKVVSIPVLDDNDVVAGVVRTFDIVKTLSHLYEIKVYRIFEAMAEELKGVSWDELMEAGAVITRRRTGKRINPEEYEKLIRESTFGEAIWATGGLEKFFAGLIAMGELVIARKVTRARK, encoded by the coding sequence ATGAAAGTTAAAGAAATAATGGATAAGGAATATATATATGCGTTTCCAGATCAAGACATTGTAGAAGTGTCTTTGATGATGGAGAAGAAAAAGAAGTTCACAACGCCTGTTGTAGACAATGATAAACGCATGGTAGGATGGATTACTTCTCTTGATGTTACCAGGGGATTAAGGGAAGGTCATAAAAAGGTATCAGATATTATGCATTCCAAAGATGACATTGTCCATGTCCATGAAGATGATCCTGCAAGATTAGCTGTTTTAGAAACTTCTAAACATAAAGTAGTTAGTATCCCTGTTCTGGATGATAATGATGTTGTTGCTGGAGTTGTAAGAACGTTTGACATTGTAAAAACATTATCACATCTTTATGAGATTAAAGTTTACAGGATATTTGAAGCTATGGCAGAAGAACTTAAAGGAGTTAGCTGGGATGAACTCATGGAAGCCGGTGCAGTTATTACAAGACGAAGAACCGGAAAAAGGATAAATCCTGAAGAATATGAGAAATTGATCAGAGAATCAACATTTGGCGAAGCTATATGGGCAACGGGCGGCCTTGAAAAGTTCTTTGCAGGCCTTATAGCCATGGGTGAACTTGTAATTGCAAGAAAAGTGACAAGGGCAAGGAAGTAA
- the otsB gene encoding trehalose-phosphatase, whose amino-acid sequence MDNSRYLFDHLDELNEFKNDPDTAIITDIDGTISEIAPTPMEAVVKPEIRDIIEKIADKFKFTGVMTGRSINNAMEMVGSKKIIYIGNHGLEQYKNGKISIEPEVKQYIPVIKKLAKEIQKKLKDYECILFQDKELSFTVHYRLCKTSDEIRQKALEIIHSIKGSKSLKITEGRKVIEIRPPVGHDKGTVLQKFISDNHIKKIVYLGDDVTDADAFNKLNELKSIRKAETVSIMVDSKETPDYVKESADFYVKSVDEVCNFFKWFLEG is encoded by the coding sequence GTGGATAATTCAAGATATCTTTTTGATCACCTGGATGAGTTAAATGAATTTAAAAATGATCCAGATACTGCAATAATTACTGATATTGATGGGACAATCAGTGAAATTGCACCAACACCCATGGAAGCCGTGGTAAAACCTGAGATAAGAGATATAATTGAAAAAATTGCAGATAAATTTAAATTTACAGGAGTAATGACTGGTAGAAGTATAAATAATGCCATGGAAATGGTAGGATCTAAAAAAATTATTTATATTGGAAATCACGGCTTGGAACAGTACAAAAACGGAAAAATAAGCATAGAACCTGAGGTTAAACAGTATATTCCAGTCATAAAAAAACTTGCAAAAGAGATTCAAAAAAAATTAAAGGATTATGAATGTATTTTATTTCAGGATAAAGAACTGAGCTTTACAGTCCATTACAGATTATGCAAAACAAGTGATGAAATACGCCAGAAAGCTTTAGAAATTATCCACAGTATAAAAGGTTCTAAAAGCCTTAAAATTACGGAAGGTCGTAAAGTCATTGAAATAAGGCCGCCTGTTGGACATGATAAGGGTACAGTGCTTCAAAAATTTATTTCTGACAATCATATAAAAAAAATAGTATATCTGGGGGACGATGTAACAGATGCAGATGCTTTCAATAAACTGAATGAATTAAAAAGCATCAGAAAAGCGGAGACAGTAAGTATAATGGTTGATTCAAAGGAAACGCCAGATTATGTAAAAGAAAGCGCTGACTTTTATGTTAAAAGCGTTGATGAAGTTTGTAATTTTTTTAAATGGTTTTTGGAGGGCTGA
- a CDS encoding carbohydrate kinase family protein yields MKKLDVVGFGALNVDRLYNVNKIAHEDEEAFITDFNQSCGGSAANTITGLSRLQIKTGFTGKVADDNDGSLLLENLQKEGVNTDGVIISPGGRSGNVTGFVDRSGQRALYVDPGVNDLIEYSELEIEYINSSRILHLTSFVGDSYRAQENVLKEIDDDVVVSLDPGRIYAERGWSFLKNILKRTDIILINEEELKHLTEEKTLNEGVEFLLNQEIGNVVIKRGDKGAYITNGNECYDLKPFKVKCIDTTGAGDAFNAGFLYGFLKNKDINESGKIGNFVASCCIMERGAVKGLPDLSKIEKF; encoded by the coding sequence ATGAAAAAACTGGATGTTGTAGGGTTTGGAGCATTAAATGTAGACAGGCTGTATAATGTTAACAAAATAGCTCATGAAGATGAAGAAGCATTCATAACAGATTTTAATCAATCCTGCGGCGGGTCTGCTGCAAATACGATTACTGGACTTTCAAGACTTCAGATTAAAACAGGATTTACAGGTAAAGTAGCAGATGATAATGATGGAAGTCTTTTACTTGAAAATCTTCAAAAAGAAGGTGTAAATACTGATGGAGTTATTATCAGTCCCGGTGGAAGAAGTGGAAACGTTACTGGATTTGTGGATAGGTCTGGTCAAAGGGCACTGTATGTAGATCCGGGAGTAAATGATCTGATTGAATACAGTGAACTTGAAATAGAATATATAAACAGTTCAAGGATTTTGCATTTAACCTCATTTGTTGGAGATTCATACAGGGCACAGGAAAACGTTTTAAAAGAAATTGACGACGATGTCGTTGTAAGTCTTGACCCTGGAAGGATTTATGCAGAAAGGGGCTGGAGTTTCCTTAAAAATATTTTAAAGAGAACAGATATTATCCTTATTAATGAAGAAGAATTGAAACATTTAACCGAAGAGAAAACACTTAATGAAGGAGTAGAATTCCTGTTGAATCAGGAGATAGGAAATGTGGTAATTAAAAGAGGAGATAAAGGAGCTTATATAACTAATGGAAATGAATGTTATGATCTGAAGCCTTTTAAAGTTAAATGCATAGATACAACAGGTGCAGGAGATGCATTTAATGCCGGATTTTTATACGGCTTCCTTAAAAATAAAGATATCAATGAATCAGGAAAAATAGGAAACTTTGTAGCTTCATGCTGTATAATGGAGCGAGGGGCAGTAAAGGGATTACCAGATCTATCAAAAATTGAAAAGTTTTGA
- a CDS encoding 4Fe-4S binding protein: MDITFKKDKKVLKDEVIRKSMDLEESEKAEIEECELEGKFITISPTCIRCNLCAEECPVGAISEAKAGKPAKVLENCVKCEICAQTCPVGSIHVLQTISSVNEEDVKYRLRDLKIPHRKLKMKSISVDKEKCDSCAMCVKFCPTGAIKIEGETAVIDTGACVGCGACVNVCPEGAVTLERELGPVIKTKRLDIDREACVSCEICEENCPVEAIKLEDDEIVFLEDKCILCEVCSNKCPVGALKLERIS, from the coding sequence ATGGATATAACGTTTAAAAAGGACAAAAAAGTGCTGAAAGATGAGGTCATCCGTAAATCAATGGATTTAGAAGAGAGCGAAAAAGCAGAAATTGAAGAATGTGAACTGGAAGGTAAATTTATTACCATCTCCCCAACATGCATAAGATGCAATTTATGTGCTGAAGAATGTCCTGTAGGGGCCATATCTGAAGCAAAAGCAGGTAAACCTGCTAAAGTACTTGAAAACTGTGTTAAATGTGAAATTTGTGCACAGACCTGTCCTGTTGGGAGCATACATGTCCTACAAACCATATCTTCTGTAAATGAAGAAGATGTGAAATACCGTTTAAGAGATCTAAAAATCCCCCACAGAAAGCTGAAAATGAAAAGTATCAGTGTAGATAAAGAAAAATGTGACTCCTGCGCAATGTGTGTTAAATTTTGCCCTACAGGTGCCATAAAAATTGAAGGGGAAACTGCAGTTATTGATACTGGTGCCTGTGTTGGTTGTGGTGCCTGTGTCAATGTATGTCCAGAAGGTGCAGTAACACTTGAAAGAGAGTTAGGTCCTGTAATAAAAACTAAAAGACTTGATATTGACCGGGAAGCATGTGTTTCCTGCGAGATATGTGAAGAAAACTGTCCTGTAGAAGCAATTAAACTTGAAGATGATGAAATAGTATTTTTAGAGGATAAATGTATTTTATGTGAAGTATGTTCGAATAAATGTCCTGTAGGTGCATTAAAACTTGAGAGGATATCATGA